GCCTGAACATCCAGAACAAAGATCTGATTCCACGCCTGCCCGTTTTCCGATACGTGGCGCAAAGAAGCGATCTTCGTTCCGTCCGGTGAGAACACGCATGCCTCGGGTCTGATCGGCCAACGCCCCGTCTCAGTCAGCCGAATCGTCTGGCCAGAATCCGCCAGCGTGACGCAAACCGATCCATCCATCGTATGGGCGATGAATTTTCCATCGGGGCTCCAACTGAACGCAGAACTAATCGGTTGCAGATTGTTTGTCAGTTGTTCCGCTTTTCCTCCGTTGGGCGAAACAGTCCACAACTGGGCAATCCCATCGTCGGATTTCATCAAGAACGCGATCTTTGATCCGTCTGGTGAACTGCGCAACCAATGGCGAACACCTTGAATACCGGGATGCTTGCGGTCGGCTGTGAAAGTGAGTCGACGTTGTTTCGTCCCCTTGGGTGGCTGGGGTTTTTGATGTGGCGTTCCTTGGAGTGGTCCGTATTCAGACGCTTTGCTCACCTCCTCAGGTAGATCGACAACAAATATTTCGGAAATCGTGTCACCCGATTGTGTCAGCACGTTTCCCTGAAAAGCGATCGCCTTCTTTTGTCGACCGCCATCGGTACGCAGGTAACCGTCGGTCCCAATCCAAGCGTCGCTGAAGGCGCGAGTAATCTCGTCCGAACCGGGGTGTGGATTCGACGTGGTGCGCGTTACAAGCACCGAGAAATGGGAGCCAGCGTGATTGCGAGGATGTGAGTGTTTCGGTACCACGGATCGTACCGGAACACTGACTCCGACGTTTCGCTGATTTTCATCGTATTTTTGGTTCGCATCATGTTGCTTGGTTCCCGAATCGACATTCGACAACACGTGGTCTTCATAGGTGAAAGCAACCCATTTTCCGTCTCCACTAAATGTGTGAACATGCGAGCCGCCTCGCAGTGCGCCGGACGTGAAAGGTGCGACGATATCTCGGGCATCAAGATTTTCGTCTGTGTCCGGTTGGTCGGCGTGAACGATCACGCCGCGACGATGGAATGCGGCATACTGCCAATCGTCGTCTGGATTTTCCGGGCCGTGGATGAAAACGACACGATCGTCAGTCGGGCACGTTGTCGCAACTCCGCAATTTGCCTGGTTGCGAGATTCGAAAAGAATCTGGACTTTGCCCGAGCTGATATTCACGCGTTCGATCCTCTGCCCATCGAACATGTCTCCCGCCGGATCACTTCGCACGTCGTACGTAATCCACTTGCTATCGGGCGACCAAACCCCCGTATTGGTCAAGATGTGTCCGTGAGACGCAGATGTGATTTGCTTTTCCACCGGGTTCTCTGCAAATGATGAATTTATCAAGACACTCAGGCAGTAAGTTGTCCAAAGCAGTAACCGGGATAAGCGGAGTTTGACCTTCATTCCCGGAGCCTATCGTCTGGCCGAGCACAATTCAATCACAGAAGTAAGTTCCTTGAACGAAAAATAAGCCTATTTAGATAACTGTAAACATTTTCATATCCTGTCCTTGATCCACGGTTTCTCTCTACTTTAGTCTGTTGACAAAGTCGCACCCATTTGGTCAGCTGGGAAAATCGCATCGGGTTCGTTCCCGCCAAACTTGTTTGGATTCATTCGGCTTTCCGCGCGATTCGGAGCTTGATCAGGTTATTACCTTACTCAACCCATGCGCGGGGACGTTCACGCAACGATGATCAACACCCGTGTTTTGAACCGAGGCGGACGCGGTGTCCACAGTCGAGCCGACGGCTTCCCTGGGGGGCGCTGACAGGAAGCAGCCCATCATTTGACAAGATCAATGAAAAAACGGTAGTCGCTGGTAAGATGCGAAATAGCAGTCGTGATCACAAAGATCGACAGGATTCTCTTTCGGTAAGCGGATTCCTCCTGAGGATTAAAATGGAATGACTAAGTACAAGAAACCAATTTTTGTTCTCGTCATGGTGTTGATTGGCGTCGTGTTGACAGTTACTTGGGTTGAACGTCCCAAACGCATTCGGCAGGAGTTCGTCGGTCATCTCTATCATGAGAGATACGATTCAGCGGCTTTGATGCTCAGCGCACCTTGCGTAATCGGGTTGGAGCCCGATGGGAGCTTGACCCTAGTCGACCAGCGGGGAAATTCGACGGTTGTGCCGGCGACGAAATTGCCGTTCAAGGTAGGCGGTGGCGACCCGCAACGGCCCGGTGACATCTCGATGACGGCACTCGGAAGGAGTACGAACGGAATTCTGCATACGCCTCCCGTCATCATCTACCTGAGCGTTGACGGCGGAAAGATCCGCATCGAGAACGTGAATTGAGTTTTGCCTCGAACTGGCAAGGGCGGTGACGATTGATCCGTCGAATTCGTGTTCGGGAGTGACCTGTCCGTCGTTGCTGCGATGGGTGGGAACCATTGGGCGGCTGTTGCGGTGGTAGAAACGTACGGGCCTTGGCGGGGTGATTTTGTCACGCGGAGGGTTTAACGGGTCGACGGAAATCGTTGGTCGTTGAAAGTGAAGTCAACCGTGGATCCCTCAAGGAAATGCTCGGCTTTATTTTTTGACCGGTCGGAAAAAGAGCAACTCAATCGAGAATCGACAGCGTCTCAACCCAAATCGGTCCTTTTCCTACCTCGTACTGTTTGATCTTTGTCAGAGCACCGGACTTCTCGATTCGATAGGCGCCCAGTCGAGCATCACCCTGACCCGCCACGTACAAAAACTTGCCAAGCTTGTCGATCGTAAATGATCGTGGAACGCGTTCGCACGGATAGTGTCCCGTCATCTTTAACTGACCCGTTTGCGAATCGACGGTAAAGCCGACGATGCTGTCTTCTCCGGTCGCTGCGCCCCGTTCGGTAATGTCGCGGTTAGACACGAATAGAAAGCGGGCATCCGGAGTGAGATGCAGATCGGCGGTCGTGATGCGACCATCGAAGTCTGGCGGTTGGGTTACGATATTTTGAATCGTTGCAAGCGTGCCCTGTTCGGTGTTCCATTCCCAAACACCGACGCCGGGCTGTTCTCGTTCGTTAGTCGTGTAAGCCATCGACAAATTGGGATGAAAGATTAGATGCCGTGGTTGTTGTGCATCGTCAACTGCTGTGGGGCCGCGGGCAAACGGTGGGTCATGCGGTGCCGAACTTCCAACTTGCGCCGTGAACTGGTTAATGAAGACCTTGTTCGGGCCGGTTGCAGGGACCAACAGCCAGTGGTTGTCGGGAGAAAAAACCGTACTGTGGGCCTTCTTTTCGAGCGTCAATGCTTGGAGCGTGACACCGCGGTAAATCGGATCAATCTTCCAGATCGACGCCTTTCCCGGACCGTAGTGGTTGCCGGCAAGGAATTCGCCGTTGTTGTCGGTCATCAGATATCCGGGTCGAAAATGAACTTTGGCTTGGTTGACGATTTTTAGTTTGCCGCCATGTTCGATTTCCAGCGTTGCAAGGGCGGGCGAGTTTTCCTTGGGTCCTGACGACGTCGCGACGGCATACATCAACTTTCGATTGGGGGCGAAAGTGAACGGCCCAGCCCCATCGAGCGGCAGTTTTTGCAGAAGAGTCAGTTCGCCATTTGCCTGGTTCAGCTGGAACACCGAGATCTGATCACCTGCGGCCAGATATAAACGCTGCTCAGAATCACGCGGATCACCATCTCGCGGTACCGGATCGGGGTTAGGCATGTCCCTTAACACCGAAGCCAGACGCTCGCGTGCGTTGCGACTCGCCTCCGTATCCTCAGGGGTGAGGATCGGTTGCTGTTCAAGCTTGTCGTTGGGTATGTCGTAGAGCTTGCCGTCGCCGTAGAGCTTGTATTTTTTGTCGCGAACGAAGCGGATCTTTCTGAATTGGTCTTTGTCCCATCCTGGACGCGGGTCGTAGTGACAGAAGACCCACGGCCGAATTTGACTTGGATTTCCAAACAACTGGGGGTAGAAGCTGATGCCGTCCAGCTTGGCTGCGCGGGAAATCGATTGACCTCCCGCTTCCATGACCGTCGGTAGAAAATCGGTGGAATCCACGAGGTTGTCGTTTAGACCTGGTTGAATTTTTCCTGTCCATCGGACGATCAAGGGAACATGCGTACCCGCATCCGTCGTGCGTCCTTTGCCGCCGACAACCGGGCCGTTTCTTGTTTGTGAAGTGATTTTTTGGTGAGTTCCGTTGTCGCTGTAGAAGATAATGAGGGTGTTTTCGCTCAGCCCCAAGTCGTCGATCTGTTTGACGACACGTCCGACACAGTTGTCCATGTACTCGACCATGTCTGGAAAATGACGAGTGTCTTCTGTTGAGTGAGCTGCCTCGTCTAGCCAGTCCGCACTGTCGGGTGTGGGCACGAACGGTCGGTGCGGCAGCGCCATCGCATAGTAGACAAAGAACGGTTTGTCATCGTTCTGTTTGCGTTGGATGAAATCGTTGATGAACTTGACCCAGTGATCCGGCCCATATTCTCCTTGGAGTTCCCTGGTGAGTTGGCCGTTTTCGAAAAAAGTGGGATTGGCGAATCGCGAGCCTTTGTCTTCCGTGTGACATGAATGGAAGAGACTGTACTCATCGAAGCCCGCGTCCGTGACCTTCATTCCCTTGCCGCGACGCAGATGGGAACCGGGATAGCTCGGCGGGTCGTAACTCTGTAACTGCCATTTGCCCGCGATGCAGGTGCTATAGCCCGCATCCTGCATGGAGTGACCGATTGTTTTTGCTTGCGGATCGAGGATTCCGAAGTAACGCCAGTTGCGGTTGTTATACAAGCCGGTCATGAGCTGGACGCGCGTGTTCGTACACAAGGGTTGCGCGTACGCGTGGTTGAATCGGACGCCCTGTTTTGCCAGACGGTTAATCGAAGGTGTGCGGTAACTCGTGCCGCCGTAACAGCCAATTCCCTCAACACCCAGATCGTCGGCCATGATCAAGATGATATTCGGACGATCAGCCCTAACCGGCGACTCCAAAGCGTCGAGGCAATCGAAATGCAACTTGGCGTTCGAAGTGGCTTGGGGATTAATCGTTCGACGCTCGCCGATCTGGATATCAGAATCGCGATCGATCTCATTTTTGCCATTCTCGAAAATTCCAGTAGGCTGGACGACATCACCAGCAAAACAGGCGTTCGCCAGCACGAAGAGTAAGAGCACGGTTAGTTTCATGATCCGAGTTTTTTTCCCGAGGATGGGTGTCAATACTTATCGTACACGAAGAATACTTTGTTCACTTATGCAAAAACACTTCTCGTACTGATGCACTTTGAAGCGTTGGTTGAACTGCAGGGTGCGACAATGCTAACAAGTGCCGGCCGAGTGGCTATGCAAGGATCGTACCGCAAGAGGTCATAGAGTCGCCCGTCACCTTGCGATGACCGTTATGTCTTTTACGTTGTCTCATGGCAACACACCGGCACGGCGGTCAGTGGGCCGCCTCGGACAATCGATTTAGCTTCAATCGAGCCAAGGAATGGTGAGTTGTGAAATACATGAACTGTTCATTCGGATCGAAACAGAGATTGGTGACCGGTTGATCCAACCGAATTTGAGCAAGTCTTGCTCCTTCATTTGAAAGCAGGTGAATTCCGCCGGGGCCTGTTACGAACAGGGTCCCACTCGTATGAACCTTCATGCCGTCCACAACGCCCTTGTCCTGTTTACGAAAGGGGCCATCGAAAAACAGCTTCCCTGCGTAGTCGTCGGTCGAGAATTGCATGATGTGGGGGTTATCGTCTTCGGCATTACCGACATAAAGACGCTTGCCATCTCGGGATAACGCAATCCCATTTGGACGATTCATTTTCTGGGTCACGAGCGAGACTTTTTGTGAGTCGGCGTGGTAATGATAGACGCCCTGAAACGAGAGTTCTTTATGTCGCGTGTCGAATACGACTTTGCCTTGTTCGAAGTTGCTGTTCGCCAGGTCGAGATATCCACCGGGTGGATCGGTAAAGAAAATGTCACCGTTCTCGGCGATGGTCAGATCATTCGGGCTGTTGAAACGCTTGCCCTGAAAATGCGACGCGAGTGTGATAAATTCGGGGTTTACCTCGCCTGGGTTGATCAACTTAGCAATCCGGCGATCGCCGTGTTGGCACAGCACCAGGGATTGCTTTTGATCGAAAGCGAGACCGTTTGCTCCGATCACTCCGTTTTGCAGGGACGGCGCAAAGCCAGTGCGTCCACTGGGAGTCAGGTAAACCGAAACACCCGATTTTTTGCTCCATTTGTAGACCGAGTTCGCTGGGATGTCGACAAAGAGCAGGCAGTCTTCGCCGACGTGCCAGACAGGCCCCTCGGCCAGTTGATGTCCATTGGATAAAATCTCAACTTGAAGATTAGCAGGGAAAAAGTGTTTTGCGGCGGGAGCGTAGAGTTCGACCGAGGCAGTTTCTTCTGCTGTGGCTGCCGTACAGATTCCGACCAGTAGCAGAGAAAAGCAACGAAACATTAGTATCATGAGTGTCTCCGTAATCGCGGCAATGCACGTCGAGTGACCGATTGGAAGGCTGATTGTCGCATGGTCTCCCAACGAACAACAGAGGCGGCCAACGTAGGAAACGGCCTGAACTTACTTTCAACGGAACCGTGTTTTGCACGAAATCAACAAATCAGTAGAACTGCGATCGCCGGCCATCTACGAATCAACCTGTCGCGGGATTTGCCAGCTTGCGTGAATCAACGCAATGAAATCGCGAGACGCAGCCTTTGTCGCTCTAGCCTCAAGAGCCTTTGTTTCCTCAACTCCTGCTTTACCACCCAGACGCTGGCCAGCCCAAGTAAACTTCAATCCAGCAGCGAATTCGATTCCGACAACACCGCGATTTTGGAAACAGCCAGAGGTGGATACCATATCAACCCATTTTTATTATTATTAGATTGATGCAGCCCATTCATACATTCACGATTTCCGAAGACAAGCAAATGGTCTTGGCGGCGATGCGCGAACATCTGCCCCATGATCCGTCCTGGTCGGCAGTCAAAAAGATTCAACGTACTCGGCGCGTTTCGATTGGAGGAGTGCTTTGTGTCGACGAAGGCCGACGATTGGCGAAGGGTGAAGAGATAACGATTTGGGACCATCCCTTGCCACCGCCTCCAACGGACCAAGATGTCAACATGCGATTCATTGACTCGCAACTGGTCGTGGTTGAAAAACCGGCCGGGATGGTGACACTGCGACGAAAGTCAGATTCAGACTGGTCCT
The window above is part of the Pirellulaceae bacterium genome. Proteins encoded here:
- a CDS encoding DUF3748 domain-containing protein → MKVKLRLSRLLLWTTYCLSVLINSSFAENPVEKQITSASHGHILTNTGVWSPDSKWITYDVRSDPAGDMFDGQRIERVNISSGKVQILFESRNQANCGVATTCPTDDRVVFIHGPENPDDDWQYAAFHRRGVIVHADQPDTDENLDARDIVAPFTSGALRGGSHVHTFSGDGKWVAFTYEDHVLSNVDSGTKQHDANQKYDENQRNVGVSVPVRSVVPKHSHPRNHAGSHFSVLVTRTTSNPHPGSDEITRAFSDAWIGTDGYLRTDGGRQKKAIAFQGNVLTQSGDTISEIFVVDLPEEVSKASEYGPLQGTPHQKPQPPKGTKQRRLTFTADRKHPGIQGVRHWLRSSPDGSKIAFLMKSDDGIAQLWTVSPNGGKAEQLTNNLQPISSAFSWSPDGKFIAHTMDGSVCVTLADSGQTIRLTETGRWPIRPEACVFSPDGTKIASLRHVSENGQAWNQIFVLDVQAALAKRP
- a CDS encoding sulfatase-like hydrolase/transferase; translation: MKLTVLLLFVLANACFAGDVVQPTGIFENGKNEIDRDSDIQIGERRTINPQATSNAKLHFDCLDALESPVRADRPNIILIMADDLGVEGIGCYGGTSYRTPSINRLAKQGVRFNHAYAQPLCTNTRVQLMTGLYNNRNWRYFGILDPQAKTIGHSMQDAGYSTCIAGKWQLQSYDPPSYPGSHLRRGKGMKVTDAGFDEYSLFHSCHTEDKGSRFANPTFFENGQLTRELQGEYGPDHWVKFINDFIQRKQNDDKPFFVYYAMALPHRPFVPTPDSADWLDEAAHSTEDTRHFPDMVEYMDNCVGRVVKQIDDLGLSENTLIIFYSDNGTHQKITSQTRNGPVVGGKGRTTDAGTHVPLIVRWTGKIQPGLNDNLVDSTDFLPTVMEAGGQSISRAAKLDGISFYPQLFGNPSQIRPWVFCHYDPRPGWDKDQFRKIRFVRDKKYKLYGDGKLYDIPNDKLEQQPILTPEDTEASRNARERLASVLRDMPNPDPVPRDGDPRDSEQRLYLAAGDQISVFQLNQANGELTLLQKLPLDGAGPFTFAPNRKLMYAVATSSGPKENSPALATLEIEHGGKLKIVNQAKVHFRPGYLMTDNNGEFLAGNHYGPGKASIWKIDPIYRGVTLQALTLEKKAHSTVFSPDNHWLLVPATGPNKVFINQFTAQVGSSAPHDPPFARGPTAVDDAQQPRHLIFHPNLSMAYTTNEREQPGVGVWEWNTEQGTLATIQNIVTQPPDFDGRITTADLHLTPDARFLFVSNRDITERGAATGEDSIVGFTVDSQTGQLKMTGHYPCERVPRSFTIDKLGKFLYVAGQGDARLGAYRIEKSGALTKIKQYEVGKGPIWVETLSILD
- a CDS encoding SMP-30/gluconolactonase/LRE family protein is translated as MILMFRCFSLLLVGICTAATAEETASVELYAPAAKHFFPANLQVEILSNGHQLAEGPVWHVGEDCLLFVDIPANSVYKWSKKSGVSVYLTPSGRTGFAPSLQNGVIGANGLAFDQKQSLVLCQHGDRRIAKLINPGEVNPEFITLASHFQGKRFNSPNDLTIAENGDIFFTDPPGGYLDLANSNFEQGKVVFDTRHKELSFQGVYHYHADSQKVSLVTQKMNRPNGIALSRDGKRLYVGNAEDDNPHIMQFSTDDYAGKLFFDGPFRKQDKGVVDGMKVHTSGTLFVTGPGGIHLLSNEGARLAQIRLDQPVTNLCFDPNEQFMYFTTHHSLARLKLNRLSEAAH